In Alphaproteobacteria bacterium, the DNA window GGCTACTGCATTTACTATCTCATTATCTACATCATTCATTAGTAACTCGTTCGATAGTGAAAATAGAGTGCAAATGACATTTCCGTTCCGTAAATATAATTAGTATACTTTTATTCCGAAAATCTATCACTCCCCCTTGAACACCGGCTTCCGCTTCTCCCGCCAGGCGTCATGCGCCTCGGCCCGGTCCTGGGTGAATTCCAGCGCCATGAAGCGGTAGGCGTCGGCCAGCGAGGCGTCGGTGATGTTCGGGATGTCGAGGCCGCTACGCAGCGATTCCTTGACCATCCGCGCGGCCAGCGGCGGGTGGCTGGCGATGTGTTCCGCCACCTCCATCGCCTGCGCCATCAGCTTTTCATGCGGTACGACCCACTGGGCGAGGCCGATGCGGAAGGCTTCCTCGGCCTTGAGCGGGAAGCCCATGGCGAGTTTCATCGCCTGGCCCTTGCCGACCCAGCGCGACAGCCGCGCCGTGCCGCCATAGGCCGGGATGATGCCGAGCGAGGCCTGGGTCAGCCGCCATTCGGCCTTCTCCGACGCCACCAGCAGGTCGCAGCAGAAGGTGATGATGCAGCCGATGCCGATGGCGTAGCCGTTGATCGCGCCGACCACCGGCTTGGCGAAGTTCTGCAGGATGGTGAAGGGCGAGTTGCGCAGCTTCGGCAGTTCCCTGAGGAAATCCGCCGTCGATTTATGCGCGTGGGTGTTCGGGTCCTTCAGGTTGGCCCCGGCGGAAAACGCGCCGCCGGAATCGTCG includes these proteins:
- a CDS encoding enoyl-CoA hydratase/isomerase family protein, with translation MPVNYEKRGHIGIVTLSRPQARNAWGPDFYAGIEEYFAAMEADDDIHVAVITGDDSGGAFSAGANLKDPNTHAHKSTADFLRELPKLRNSPFTILQNFAKPVVGAINGYAIGIGCIITFCCDLLVASEKAEWRLTQASLGIIPAYGGTARLSRWVGKGQAMKLAMGFPLKAEEAFRIGLAQWVVPHEKLMAQAMEVAEHIASHPPLAARMVKESLRSGLDIPNITDASLADAYRFMALEFTQDRAEAHDAWREKRKPVFKGE